The following coding sequences lie in one Arachis hypogaea cultivar Tifrunner chromosome 4, arahy.Tifrunner.gnm2.J5K5, whole genome shotgun sequence genomic window:
- the LOC112795100 gene encoding uncharacterized protein, with product MAVDVADVANTLTNQQPFEEPTFMRSLDLEAMHAPEFPQYINAELPVITDGEFTIGMEFSSREAVINAMKDYTIRRGVDYRVHESEPTTFYAKCTQYGAGCDWLIRVSKMSRKYCWEVRRYNGSHTCTRATITQDHLKLDSNTIVKAIKALVEVDPSIKVKSMIAEVQLKFNYTISYRKTWLAKQKAVESIFRGWEVSYEALPIWFETMCHKEPSVVVHFETMPVYQGDDLVPDIRVLNRVFWSYYPSSAQMLQTCLQT from the exons ATGGCGGTAGATGTGGCGGATGTAGCAAATACACTAACTAACCAGCAACCGTTTGAGGAGCCGACTTTCATGCGGTCGTTGGATCTGGAGGCCATGCAtgcaccggagtttcctcaatatATAAATGCAG AGCTTCCTGTTATAACGGATGGTGAATTCACCATAGGAATGGAATTTAGTTCTAGGGAGGCAGTAATTAATGcgatgaaagattataccatccgTAGAGGTGTAGATTATCGGGTGCATGAGTCGGAACCGACGACATTCTATGCTAAATGTACCCAGTATGGCGCAGGTTGTGATTGGCTGATTAGAGTTAGCAAAATGTCCAGGAAGTACTGCTGGGAGGTAAGGAGGTACAATGGTAGTCACACTTGTACTAGGGCCACCATTACTCAAGATCATTTGAAACTAGATTCCAACACAATTGTAAAAGCAATAAAGGCATTGGTAGAAGTTGACCCATCTATAAAGGTGAAATCAATGATTGCAGAAGTACAATTGAAGTTTAACTACACCATAAGTTATCGCAAAACATGGTTGGCAAAGCAAAAGGCAGTTGAGTCAATTTTTAGAGGTTGGGAAGTTTCGTACGAAGCTTTGCCCATATGGTTCGAGACCATGTGTCACAAGGAGCCATCAGTAGTTGTTCATTTTGAAACGATGCCTGTGTACCAGGGAGATGACTTGGTTCCTGATATTCGTGTATTAAACcgagtcttctggagttattacccttCCAGTGCACAGATGCTCCAAACTTGTCTCCAAACATAA
- the LOC112797096 gene encoding proteasome subunit alpha type-4 translates to MSRRYDSRTTIFSPEGRLYQVEYAMEAIGNAGTAIGILSKDGVVLVGEKKVTSKLLQTSTSTEKMYKIDDHVACAVAGIMSDANILINTARVQAQRYTYAYQEPMPVEQLVQSLCDTKQGYTQFGGLRLFGVSFLFAGWDKNFGFQLYMSDPSGNYGGWKAAAIGANNQAAQSILKQDYKEDITREEAVQLALKVLSKTMDSTSLTSEKLELAEVFLAPSGKVKYQVCSPETLTKLLVKFGVTQPATDTA, encoded by the coding sequence ATGTCTCGAAGATATGATAGCCGTACAACAATCTTTTCCCCTGAGGGACGTTTGTACCAAGTGGAGTATGCAATGGAGGCCATCGGGAATGCTGGTACTGCAATAGGGATCCTATCAAAAGACGGGGTTGTTTTGGTTGGTGAAAAGAAGGTCACATCCAAGTTGCTGCAAACTTCAACTTCCACCGAGAAAATGTACAAGATTGATGATCATGTTGCATGCGCTGTGGCTGGGATTATGTCTGATGCCAACATCCTCATCAATACTGCTAGAGTCCAAGCACAACGCTACACATATGCTTACCAAGAGCCAATGCCCGTCGAGCAGTTGGTTCAGTCTCTCTGTGACACTAAGCAAGGTTACACACAATTCGGTGGTCTTCGTCTGTTTGGGGTCTCGTTCCTTTTTGCCGGGTGGGACAAAAACTTTGGCTTTCAGCTTTACATGAGTGACCCTAGTGGGAACTACGGTGGTTGGAAAGCTGCGGCTATCGGTGCAAACAACCAGGCGGCACAGTCAATACTAAAACAGGACTACAAGGAGGATATCACAAGGGAAGAAGCAGTTCAACTTGCATTGAAGGTGCTAAGCAAAACTATGGACAGCACAAGTCTAACTTCAGAAAAGCTTGAACTCGCAGAGGTTTTCCTCGCGCCCTCTGGAAAGGTCAAGTACCAAGTTTGCTCCCCCGAGACACTGACAAAGCTGTTGGTGAAGTTTGGCGTCACCCAACCAGCAACTGACACTGCTTAG